The Tachyglossus aculeatus isolate mTacAcu1 chromosome 22, mTacAcu1.pri, whole genome shotgun sequence genome window below encodes:
- the LOC119943848 gene encoding dipeptidyl peptidase 3-like, with protein MQARFVILRVLLEAGEGLVSVVPTTGSDGRPDARVRLDRGKIRSVGRPALERFLRRLQVLKSTGDVAGGRALYEGYSAVTDEPPERFLTLRDTVLLRKEARKLIVQPSTRHDGSVVQLLEYEPTAAGLIRSFSERFPEDRRELEEMLTRLARADARSWKGGPGARAQ; from the exons ATGCAGGCTCGATTTGTGATCCTGAGGGTCCTGCTGGAAGCCGGAGAGGGTCTCGTCAGCGTCGTCCCCACCACCGGCTCCGACGGGCGCCCGGATGCCAGGGTCCGCCTGGATCGCGGCAAGATCCGCTCAGTGGGCAGGCCCGCCCTGGAACGCTTCCTGCGCCGACTCCAG GTGCTGAAGTCGACGGGGGACGTGGCCGGGGGGCGAGCACTGTACGAGGGCTACTCCGCCGTCACCGACGAGCCCCCCGAGCGCTTCCTCACCCTCAGGGACACCGTCCTGCTGCGCAAGGAGGCCCGCAAGCTCATCGTGCAGCCCAGTACCCGCCACGACG GTTCAGTGGTCCAGCTGCTGGAGTACGAGCCCACCGCCGCCGGCCTCATCCGCTCCTTCTCCGAGCGCTTCCCGGAAGACAGGCGGGAGTTAGAGGAGATGCTCACCCGCCTGGCCCGAGCCGATGCCCGCTCTTGGAAGGGCGGCCCAGGAGCCCGGGCCCAATAA
- the LOC119943868 gene encoding dipeptidyl peptidase 3-like, which yields MQARFVILRVLLEAGEGLVSVVPTTGSDGRPDARVRLDRGKIRSVGRPALERFLRRLQVLKSTGDVAGGRALYEGYSAVTDEPPERFLTLRDTVLLRKEARKLIVQPSTRHDGSVVQLLEYEPTAAGLIRSFSERFPEDRRELEEMLTRLARADARSWKGGPGARAQ from the exons ATGCAGGCTCGATTTGTGATCCTGAGGGTCCTGCTGGAAGCCGGAGAGGGTCTCGTCAGCGTCGTCCCCACCACCGGCTCCGACGGGCGCCCGGATGCCAGGGTCCGCCTGGATCGCGGCAAGATCCGCTCAGTGGGCAGGCCCGCCCTGGAACGCTTCCTGCGCCGACTCCAG GTGCTGAAGTCGACGGGCGACGTGGCCGGGGGGCGAGCACTGTACGAGGGCTACTCCGCCGTCACCGACGAGCCCCCCGAGCGCTTCCTCACCCTCAGGGACACCGTCCTGCTGCGCAAGGAGGCCCGCAAGCTCATCGTGCAGCCCAGTACCCGCCACGACG GTTCAGTGGTCCAGCTGCTGGAGTACGAGCCCACCGCCGCCGGCCTCATCCGCTCCTTCTCCGAGCGCTTCCCGGAAGACAGGCGGGAGTTAGAGGAGATGCTCACCCGCCTGGCCCGAGCCGATGCCCGCTCTTGGAAGGGCGGCCCAGGAGCCCGGGCCCAATAA